The following DNA comes from Anopheles coustani chromosome 2, idAnoCousDA_361_x.2, whole genome shotgun sequence.
TTTAGGAAGCTGTTACCTTGGGCTCGAAAAGTAATTGTGTTTGATATAATCCACAGGTCGCTTGGATGCACTTCGAGCAGTCGGCCATCCTGACGGTGCACAATCATGTCATCACGCGAAACCCACGGATCAGCGTCACGCACGATAAGCACGACAAGCACAAAACGTGGTTCCTGCATATAACCAACGTGCAGGAGGAGGACAAGGGACGCTACATGTGCCAGATCAACACGGTGACGGCAAAAACGCAGTTCGGATATTTGCACGTTGTGGGTAAGTTGGCTTTGAgtgcaaaaataataattgttATGAATGATTACTCGAAAAGTTGAAGCAAATCCGAATAAGGTCGAGTTTGAACACTGGTTAAAGATTTTACGATACTTGAAATCAATTCCTTCCTTCTCGCAACACAATGAATCGTTCATAGTACATTTCAATACTAGCAAAAtcgaaaaactattttattttaacttaaTTTAAGCTGTTTCTGAACATTTAGTTTAGataatcctaacatatttaaaaGCATTAGAGATAAATTTAAACTTTCCATAGCTTTTAAAGCACTTTTGATTCCCCCAAACTAGCTGACAAACCCGTGACAATGAATTTCCTCTCGGTTAGTTTTCCCACATTCGAAACACTGTTCCGCACCTTGAAACTAACAGAAAATCCAATAAAAATCCCACAGTAattgcagcatcccgttcgaCAAAATTGTCACCACTTTTAATATTGTCCATCAGCCTGTGGCAGGAAATAGGCAATATCCTGGTCCCATTCGTTCTCCTCCGTGCATCCCCCCTCCCGATTGTCCTTGCCCGCTCGAGCTGCATAATTTCCAAACCAAAGCCCTACACTTTCCAGCAAACACTTGTTGCGCGCACGGATCGATCACTCCGGTCCGAATCAACAGTCCGTCCGTCCGAAATCAGACGCCGCTTGTCGCTCGGGCCGACGTTCGCAGAAGGGCTTAATTGGCTGCCGGTGACACATCGTCTATTCATCATTCGTCATATTTACATCCATCCGGTTGAGGAAGTGGGGATCGGCCTGTTGCCCCACTCCATAACGCCCTTCTTCCGCGTTTGTGGTTAAGGATGCCGAGCCCAAAACATCGACTCCTCTCCACGCGCCAGCAGCAGGAGGTTGATCGAACTAGGTTCGGTAGCGGAACACGCAGACTTCCCGATGGTTTTCCCCGGTTGCGATAGTGACGGGTGATGGTTTAATAGTCAACGCCTGGCATAATTTAATATGCACACATATGCACCTTGCCACACTTGGCTGGCTGGTGATTGACAAAACGGTGCCTATCATATATTCATCATTTACTGTCGATTTATCAGAACGTTAATTCAATTACGGGCTCCGGGCCGGAAGCCGACGAGTCAATCGTAGAGCGACAGTGATTAAGCTGACGAACTAGTGAGCGGCTTCCGAAAAACGCAAGCACCGGACGTGTGAAGACCTCGAGTGGATGTGGTGCAAATGTTGGGTTGAAAAGCGGAGATTGCTTCTGGAAAGCCCTCTTTACAGGCTTGACTCGATTATCCGACCAAAGCGTTGAGTTTCGGTGAAGGTAGTTTATGTCAAGGGAAATTGATGGGACTCTTTTCAAAGACTTAATGGCATTAGTTTTGaacgtgtttttttaattacatttaagAGACTTTTTGATCAGAAAAATAAGAGATAAAAATCGAACTAGCAAATGATTAAACGAAATCCATCTACTAGTTCCAATACTTCATTAAAAATGTTGGATagtttcctttgtttttcgaaCTCTACCTTCACTGTATTTCGTATCCTTAAAGGCTAGTTCACGTGCACTGATTTACCCACCGAAACATAAATCTTAAATTTACCTACAATCtctagctgcgagcgaaagtGGTTCTCCGGCGGGAAGAAGAAGCTGAAACCAATTCCGCATCAAGACTTTCCACtatcttttgttttccattttcactgCCACCCGGTGGCTTGCGAAAACCAGTCAAACCCATGACAAATGTTCATTCCGTCGTGCCCAACTTCTTCCCCCGCGCACCCGACCCGATTCTTCGGCACGTTTAGCACCAACATTTTCACGCTCCGTTCCGTCGGGTTTAATCAATGGCGGCCCCCAActggggtggggggggaggaagcATTTTCTCATCTTGGTCCACCTTTCTTTATGGTTGCTTTTCCCCGCCGTCTGGCGGACACCCTTCCGATGTCGGTGTGTTTCTTTCGCttgcaattatttttattatgatttcATAAGTTTTGATTAAGAACGAGCGCGGAATAAGGAAATAGTTTTGTCTTTGGCCTAAAATTGGAAACCGCCCGCCCGATGCGCGCTCCGATTCCGATGAATGGGAAGATTTATCCGGTTCATTTCGACATTCTTTCTCTTCGATTCGGTGGATTTGAATGCCAGGCGGTTTGTTTGAAGCAGCTGATGCTTACCATAGCGGCCGTCCAGAAGAGGCCACACCAAGTTTAGTTTTCCTTTGGAATGGCCTTCACTGTCCTTTATCATTCAGTTTCTTATTGTGCTGATAGCCATTAGAAGCTCACTTTTGTGTACAAAGCAGCAGAAGGGATTTCTTGgttatttttcacctttgaaAATAGAATGTGAtagatttttgtttgccaaatgaaatgaaaaagattCTAAAAAACCATTAACCACATTGCAAAATCGACAAAACTCAGTCAAACTACGCAAGAAAAGTTTTTCGTCATGCCAAATGATATTTTAcattgaacaaacaaaaacgaaagaaaaatccatCACTGGTCACACAAAAACTACGAATGAGTTTGTTTGACACACAAATAAGATTTCCATTCATACTTACAATTTCCGTACACCATTCGGGACACAGGCTTTTTGCTTCAAGCTTCAAAACCATCAAAGTAGGCTCGAAGTAACGTGCAAATCCATCATCGGAGGTCATTTTCACGCCCTCACTTTCGGAGGAAGTTCAAATGAAGTGATCCGAACGAGACCGCGACAAGAGTGTACGAAAACTGtgcagagaaaaaagaaaacttgagAAATAAGCAGCGTCAAAAGTTTCCAAGCGTACACGGCGGTTCGAAGTGGGAAAGAAGTGAGAAAAAGTGGGATTTTGTCGTAAATTAAATGTCACATCCACAGAAATCACATTCATGATTTGAATAACCATAATGCACTCCTGGCCTGGAAGAGGGGGCGAGAGGAAAAATCAAGATGGGAAAAAGTGTGCTGGTGACTGAATTATCCATACCGGCGATATTCCGTCCCGCTCGCTGCTGCCAAATTCTTTACGGTAGATATTCCATCATGCTTAGCCCACGGACGTGAGCGTCGAATTTTCCGATTATCTGGCCAAACCATCCCTACCTCTCTCtcactccctctctctctcccatgGCTTGCTGTGGCTGGCGTTTAGTTcggtcggtggtggaaaactgatTTTAGATAATTTGCATTATTTATGAGTTCGATATGGCCGGAGACATGGTTCGTATGATTTTCACTCCGTTCGTGCGGTAGCCGTTTTcgagaaacatttttcttccctgcagtggaagcgaaaggaaaagaaggtAGAAAAGAGCCGAATCAGAAACTTGCCATAACTTCGCACCTAATGTAAATGCACGGTGGTCAGAGGTCCGGGAAACGGTTTAAGCGACACGGCTTTGCGGAGTAATTGAACGCTTAAAGAGATTTGTTCGTCATAAAGATCAAAACCCGGTGGGTGAAAAGTCCTCTTACTGGCTTTTCCGGTTCGGAAAGTGAACTTGGCTGTTTGTTCATGGAGTTGCGGTAGATTAGAAGGATTCAAAAGACGATCGCACACTTCTCCCGTCGaagcaaacatttgcaaaGAGAAGAACTTTACATATCACTTATGAACTTTCGTTTCACTTTTCTCGTAGTGCCACCGAACATCGACGATTCAGTTTCGTCGAGTGATGTGATCGTGCGCGAAGGTGCCAACGTGACGTTACGCTGCAAGGCCACCGGAAGTCCAGCGCCAGCGATAAAGTGGAGACGTGACAACAGCTCCAAAATTGCCGTCTCGCGCAATAACAGTGGTAAGTTGCTGTGGGTGAATGCGTGCACACTGTTTCACGAGTTGATTCGAACGCTGTGCCTTCGTGTCTGCTGCAAATTGATAAACTTAccaacgttttttttcctctccactTTTCCCATATCAATTGCTCAGCAGCAGTCGTCGAATGGGAAGGCGACACCCTGACGCTGTCGAAAGTGTCCCGGCACGATATGGGCGCGTACCTGTGCATCGCCTTCAACGGTGTGCCGCCGAGTGTTTCCAAGCGCATTAAAGTCAGTGTTGACTGTGAGTATGTGTACCGCGAACTGTGGCCATGGCCTACCATATCGGCGTGATCAAATCATGTGCACCTGAGCGTCCCTGTACCAAATGAAGCATGTTGCTGCTGGAAAAATCTAATCCGTTTCTCAATTTGCAtcgttgtttttctctccttaACTGCAGTTCCTCCGATGATATCAATACCTCACCAGCTCGTTGGCATTCCGATCGGCTACAACGTAACACTGGAGTGCGTCGTCGAAGCTCACCCTACCTCACTGAACTACTGGACGAGGGACAACGATCAGATGATTCACGACTTCCAGAAGTACAAGTAAGTATCTTcgatgcaaaaggaaaacccagTCATAAACATTCGATCCAGTATAGACTTTTTGTTTTACGGCCAGAAATCTGCACGATtaatgtttcatgttttcttatttcaaacagaaccgATACAGTTTCGGATTCACCGTCCTACCGGTCGATAATGCGACTGCATATAGCCGATGTTCAACACAGCGACTACGGAATGTACAAATGCATCGCCAAGAATCCGCGCGGCGAAAACGAGGGAAACATTCGGCTGTACTGTAAGTAAACAGATTAATTTAAGCTTGTGCAGACTGTTTCTAAATCTAGCTTTGAAATATCAACTCAACATGGAACGAATTTATTGCTGTAAAGCTCACAAGAATATTAAAATACAACACGACCAGCTGCCAAACATAATACCGGACAAGAAATCGCTAGCCAATGCGCTTGAGGAAAACAAGTCCAGGTGCAACTTGTTGCATTTCCAGCTCGGCAAAGGGTCGGTGTGGACGACCATCATGCAAGTGGTAGCGTAAAGGAGCTAAGCCAAGCTTACTTTCTGGCTTTTGCCACCCTCACCGACGCCCGGTCGGGTGTCACTCCAAGACAACAGGGTGTTATTGTACACCGATGACAAGCACATGTAACGTGGATGTGTTTTCCCAGTGTGTTTTCCCAGCCACTTGGCCACAGATTGGATCCGTTGTCACAGAAACAACAGCCAGCCAATCCCGGGCAATGAAGATCTCAAACGACGAGCTAACGTTGGCCTTCGGAACGCTTCCGTTCTAGAAGCTTGTATGGCGACCGACCCGGTTTTGCGGGAAACGGGTCGGTGGAGCGTTTGTTTGGGCCGGGGATTCGGCTTTCCGGTTGGGggtttgatttcatttgcaCGTCTTCTGCCTCGCTCCGGGAGCGCCAGACGGTTGCCAAAGTCACACAAACATTCTGCGACACCGAGCCACCTTTGCCGAACGTGACCGTTGATGACGAGCTGCTGGCAATGCGTGACGAGCGGACGACGAGTGCTAGCACTGCTAAGTGTagaatgtttaatgtttgcatTCGGTGCTATTGGCAGAGAAAGGACAAACTTCTCGCTTCCAATTGGCAGCAAAAACGAGTTAGACAAAAGGGGttcttttatattattttaaactcaTCCTTCTGCTTTGAATTGGATTTTCTTTAAGATGTTTTCTTCACTATATAATGTTTTTCGTATTCCATGTAACAAAACTTGTTGTCGATCTAAATTGTAAATCGGTGTTTAGTGTTTAATTCAACTTAACTTAAGAAAAACTCATATTCTCTGCTCGCCCGTTTCTTGGTTGCTTTAGTCGGGTTTTCCTTTGCTAATTTTCCTAAGATTCTCATTTATTACCCTCAACAACCAGCCAGTTTAATCGTGACCAAGTTTTATTCCGACGAAAATTTGTTAACACACTTTACGACATCAATCAAGTGGAGAAATAAAACTTATCAACACACTGTCGTTCGCGATCGGAGCGGGAATTATTTATCCCCTCATCCGTTGACGAGATGGGAAGGGCCTTGCggcaaagaaaaatgattcCACTGATACCGAAGTACAGCGATAGGCGAGTATTGTTTCGAGCTTCTCGAGCAGTCTTTAATCGGGACGGTTGCTGTGGAGCGAGAGATTATCGGCCGTGCAGGAA
Coding sequences within:
- the LOC131261906 gene encoding lachesin-like; protein product: MAPFDGTGAFLTMATLLPIKLVLISLLAQQQTTIASPAPSSNNNMVANAVLEDPEFTDVIENITVPAGRNVKLACSVKNLGSYKVAWMHFEQSAILTVHNHVITRNPRISVTHDKHDKHKTWFLHITNVQEEDKGRYMCQINTVTAKTQFGYLHVVVPPNIDDSVSSSDVIVREGANVTLRCKATGSPAPAIKWRRDNSSKIAVSRNNSAVVEWEGDTLTLSKVSRHDMGAYLCIAFNGVPPSVSKRIKVSVDFPPMISIPHQLVGIPIGYNVTLECVVEAHPTSLNYWTRDNDQMIHDFQKYKTDTVSDSPSYRSIMRLHIADVQHSDYGMYKCIAKNPRGENEGNIRLYSSSPPTTIPPSTTETITTTIASTRVYESPFGLSTMTINHFDKGIRFQSDYNQVDRSEHKSSENKSNRDRSVDDGAGVNGASTAIVRWTTVFALIVHILPRLHQ